CCGAACGCGAGATCCAGTCACCGGGTTTCCCTACACGGGTGGCGGACACCCTGGACCCCCGACGGCTGGGCGACCAGCTGGTGGCGCACTGGACAGCTGCCGCAGCGTCGCGGCGCTAGCCGCGTTTGCCGGTGCGCCGGGACTGGCCGCGAGCGGCGGGCGGCTGCTCGCCGTACCCGTACTTGTGGCCGTAGCCGTAGTCGTCGCTGAAGCTGTCGGCGTAGTTCAGGACGGTCCCGGACAGGTTCGCGTCCACCGTCTCCAGTGCCTTGAGCGTGACCTGCAACTCACGGCGGGAGACCTGTCCGCCGCGCGCCACCAGGATCAGGTTGCCGGCCAGCTTCTCCAGCTCCAACGCATCGACCACCGGCAGCATCGGCGGACTGTCGAAGACGACGAAGTCGAATTCGGCGACCAATTCCTGGAAGAGGTTGCGCATCGCGGCGGACCCGAGCAGTTCACTGGCGTTTGGCGGCACCGGACCGGCGGGCAGGACGAACAGCGGCAGCGAGGGTTCGGGCTCGACCAGCACGTCCTTGAGCGCGAGTTCATGGACCAGGACATTGGTGAGTCCGACCGAGCCGTCGATGCCGACCGCGGACGCCACGCCCGGTTTACGTAGGTCGCCATCGACCAACAGGGTGCGATGACCATCGCGCGACATGGCCAACGCAAGGTTGGCCGCAACGGTCGTCTTGCCGTCGCCGGGTCGTGCGGAGGTGACCACCACCGCCGGCACGTCGTTGGTGACGTTGACGAACTTCACGTTGGTGCGCAGTCTGCGCATCGCCTCGACCATGGCACCGGACGGGCTGTCGGAGGTGTCCACGACCCGCTGACCGCTGCCGACGCGCGGCACGATGCTCAGCACCGGGCGCTGCACCAGCGCTTCCAGGTCTTCGACCGTGCGCACCCGGTTGTCCATGAAGTGCCGCAGCAGCGCCATCGCCACGCCCAGCAGCAACCCGACGGCGAAGGCCAGTTCCAGCGTCCTCTTGATGTCGGGAGACGCTGGCGACGAGGGCACCGTGGCCGGCTGCACCGCGGTGCTGGTCACCGATCCGGCACCGGAGAGCAGTTGCGAGAACTGTGGCGCCACAGCCGCGAGCGCCGGCCCCGTCGCGTTCGCGATCGCGGCCGCCTCCTGCGCACTTCCGGAGCTGGCGGTGCCCGTCATGATGTTGGCGGTATCGGACAGCGTGGCGTTGACGTTCACAGCCGCCGTGGGTCCGACCTTGGCCTGCTTGCGGATGACCTCCTGCACCGCGGGGGCCGACACCACTTGTGCGTACGTCGCGAGGTCGTCCCGTTGCACCGGCGTGCCCTGCCCGTTGCTACCCGCGAGATAGAACCGGGCGCTCGCTTCGTAGGTCTTCGGCTGCAGCATCGTGCTGACGGCGGCAGCGATGAGCACGATGAGCAACGTGCCCAGCAGCCAGCGCCAGCGTTGGCGCATGATGCGCAGAAAATCGCGGATGGTCACGCGCGTCAAGCCTCCATGGTCAGTGGTCCGGGCAAGTGTGCCACGAGGTCCGGGCCGAGCACGCGTCCTAACTGCCGGGCGAACTGCTCGGGGGTGAACGCCTGGGCGCTGTGCACGATCTTGTCGCGATCCCAACTCAACGAGTCGAACCGGGCCAGGCCATCGAGCAGTGCCGGCACCTCGGGTGCTTCGAAGAAGATGCCGTTGATGCCGTCCTGCACGGTGTCCAGGTAGCCGCCGCTGCGCAAGGCGACCGTCGGGGTCCCGAACTGGGCCGCCTCCACCGGGGTCAGCCCGAAGTCCTCGAAGCTGGCGGCGACCAAACACCGCGCGTTCGCATACGCCCAGCGCAACTGCGCCTCGGGTACGTCGCTGCGCAGGGTCACGTTGTCTGGCAGGTTGGCCTCGATCTGCTGCTTCAGCGGCCCGGCCCCGATCACGAGCAACCGATCGCCCCGTTCGGCGAAGGCCCGCACCACCATGTCGACGTTCTTGTAGGGCAGGAGGCGGCAGACCACCAGGGCGAAGCCCGGGTCGACGCCGCCGATGGGCTCCTGGAGTCCGGCCGGATCCAGCGTCACCGGCGGATGAATGATCAACGGCTCGATGCCGTACGTCGCTCGCACGACCTGGGCGACGGCCGAGGAGTTGACGATGTAGGTGTCCGCGGTGCGGGCGGCCCGTCGGTCCCAGCGACGCAGCCCGGGACGCAACGCGGCGAGCGCCGCGCCTTTCGGGGTCAGCCACCAGTTCTCGCCGAGGTACTCCCGGGTTTTGTACAGCCACCGCGCCGGAGAGTGGCAGTAGACGACCTTGCGACCGTTGACCCGCATGCCGTGCGCCCATCCGCTGGAGGACACCAGGACGACGTCCCCGCTCACCGAACTGGTCGAGGCCGCGAGGGCCAGGATCGGCATGGCGGCCCGGTAGTGCCGCCGCAACCAGCCGACACCATTGAGCCAACTGGTTTCGACGTCGACCTCGGCGAACGCGGCAAAGGTCGCGGCGGGCTCGTACATGAGCGTCTTCAGACCCGCTTCGGGGAACAGGTCACACATCGCGAGCACGACCCGCTCGGCGCCGCCGCGCTGCGTCAGGTAGTCGTGGGCCAGCGCCAGCCGGGGCCGCGGTGCCCGCCCGGGGATCAGGCGGCTCCACAAGGCAGTGGTCCGGCGTGCCGACTCCCCGATGTCATACCGCTCGGCGGCGTAGCGGTAGGCACGCTGCGCCCGATGGTCGGCGCGGGTGGGGTCGGCCAGCAGCGTCACGACGGCGTCCGCGAGCGCGGCCGGGTCTCCGGCCGGCACCAACTCGCCGTACGCCTCGTGCGGGGAGGGCCGGACGATGTCCGCCACGCCGCCCCCCTCGGTGGCCACCACCGGAACTCGCCGGGCCATCGCCTCGGTGATCACCTGCCCGAACGGCTCCGGGACCGGCGATGCGTGGACGAAGACCGACCAGGTGTCCATCTCGGCGTACGGGTCTTCGACGTGCCCGACGAACTCGACGTGCTCGCCCAAACCGAGGCGCTCGACCTGCTCCCGCAGGCCAGCCGCGTAGGCGTCCTGGCCGAACATCGGCGCGCCGACGATCCGTAATCGTGCAGCCGGGAACCGCTGCAGGATCTGCGGCGCCGCCGCGAGCAGGACGTGCTGCCCCTTGGTGTCACTGAGCCGGCCGAGCATGCCGACGATCGGCGCGGCCGCATCGGGCCGGTGCGGCGCCGGCCTGAGCGCCGACGGTTCCAGCGCGGGAGGAATCACACTCACCGGTGACCCGGGCAGGGTGCTGGCCGTGGCGTCGGAGTTGGCGACCACGGCGTCCGGGACGCTGCGTGCCGCGCCCCGCAACGCGGTCACCCACACCCGCGGCAAATAGTCCTCAGCGATCCGGTCGTGGAAGTGCCAGACCAGCGGCAGGTGCAACGACTTGACGGCAGCGGACACCAGGACATGGCTCTTCAATGAGTGGGAATGGACCAGGTCGAGATCCAGTCGCTTCAATTCAGCGCGCAGCCGGCGCTGGAACGAGGGGACAGCCGCGACCTGACGACGCAGCGACCGCAGGCTCAGCGCGTCGTGCCGGCCCGTGGCGTGCACCGAGGCCGCGAGCGGCACCACGACCACCTCGAAACCCTCCGCGGTGAGGGTGTCGACCAGCGGTCCCTGTTGGAAGAAGACGAAAACCGGGTC
The window above is part of the Branchiibius hedensis genome. Proteins encoded here:
- a CDS encoding polysaccharide biosynthesis tyrosine autokinase, with amino-acid sequence MTIRDFLRIMRQRWRWLLGTLLIVLIAAAVSTMLQPKTYEASARFYLAGSNGQGTPVQRDDLATYAQVVSAPAVQEVIRKQAKVGPTAAVNVNATLSDTANIMTGTASSGSAQEAAAIANATGPALAAVAPQFSQLLSGAGSVTSTAVQPATVPSSPASPDIKRTLELAFAVGLLLGVAMALLRHFMDNRVRTVEDLEALVQRPVLSIVPRVGSGQRVVDTSDSPSGAMVEAMRRLRTNVKFVNVTNDVPAVVVTSARPGDGKTTVAANLALAMSRDGHRTLLVDGDLRKPGVASAVGIDGSVGLTNVLVHELALKDVLVEPEPSLPLFVLPAGPVPPNASELLGSAAMRNLFQELVAEFDFVVFDSPPMLPVVDALELEKLAGNLILVARGGQVSRRELQVTLKALETVDANLSGTVLNYADSFSDDYGYGHKYGYGEQPPAARGQSRRTGKRG
- a CDS encoding glycosyltransferase family 4 protein yields the protein MTSTRRLRVAMVSHSALPSGAELGTARLVRSLGPEVDPVFVFFQQGPLVDTLTAEGFEVVVVPLAASVHATGRHDALSLRSLRRQVAAVPSFQRRLRAELKRLDLDLVHSHSLKSHVLVSAAVKSLHLPLVWHFHDRIAEDYLPRVWVTALRGAARSVPDAVVANSDATASTLPGSPVSVIPPALEPSALRPAPHRPDAAAPIVGMLGRLSDTKGQHVLLAAAPQILQRFPAARLRIVGAPMFGQDAYAAGLREQVERLGLGEHVEFVGHVEDPYAEMDTWSVFVHASPVPEPFGQVITEAMARRVPVVATEGGGVADIVRPSPHEAYGELVPAGDPAALADAVVTLLADPTRADHRAQRAYRYAAERYDIGESARRTTALWSRLIPGRAPRPRLALAHDYLTQRGGAERVVLAMCDLFPEAGLKTLMYEPAATFAAFAEVDVETSWLNGVGWLRRHYRAAMPILALAASTSSVSGDVVLVSSSGWAHGMRVNGRKVVYCHSPARWLYKTREYLGENWWLTPKGAALAALRPGLRRWDRRAARTADTYIVNSSAVAQVVRATYGIEPLIIHPPVTLDPAGLQEPIGGVDPGFALVVCRLLPYKNVDMVVRAFAERGDRLLVIGAGPLKQQIEANLPDNVTLRSDVPEAQLRWAYANARCLVAASFEDFGLTPVEAAQFGTPTVALRSGGYLDTVQDGINGIFFEAPEVPALLDGLARFDSLSWDRDKIVHSAQAFTPEQFARQLGRVLGPDLVAHLPGPLTMEA